A region from the Rhodamnia argentea isolate NSW1041297 chromosome 7, ASM2092103v1, whole genome shotgun sequence genome encodes:
- the LOC115745854 gene encoding gamma-interferon-responsive lysosomal thiol protein-like, translating to MASGGRLFPFALVTLLLFLISPSPSLSSDDGKVNLSLYYESLCPSSADFIANHLVKAFDTDLIDIINLKIVPWGNTRIDSRTGAFICQHGEVECYLNTIQACGIEVWSDLNPHFNFIRCVERNVSEGGLQAGKISAVHQEESSNVAASKLWESCAEELKLEEAGIYECYTSGRGRELELQYKAETDQLSPPHGYTPWVAVNDQPLYDDYMNFMDYVCQAYEGGPPKPAACNSTRRGANSAIRYADEARKPRSPFWST from the exons ATGGCTTCTGGTGGCAGGCTATTCCCCTTCGCTCTTGTGACCCTGCTCCTCTTCCTCATCTCCCCATCTCCGTCCTTGTCTTCTGATGATGGCAAGGTGAACTTGTCGCTCTACTACGAGAGCCTGTGTCCCAGCAGCGCAGATTTCATAGCCAACCACCTCGTGAAGGCGTTCGACACCGATCTCATAGACATTATCAACCTCAAAATCGTCCCTTGGGGCAATACTCGGATCGACAGTCGCACCGGAGCATTCATATGCCAG CATGGTGAGGTTGAATGCTACCTCAACACCATTCAAGCTTGTGGCATCGAGGTCTGGTCTGATCTG AATCCGCATTTCAATTTCATTCGCTGCGTGGAGCGTAATGTCTCCGAGGGTGGGCTGCAAGCGGGGAAGATCTCTGCTGTGCATCAGGAAGAATCCTCAAATGTCGCAGCCTCAAAATTGTGGGAGTCTTGTGCGGAAGAGCTGAAATTGGAGGAAGCAGGCATATACGAGTGCTACACCAGCGGACGCGGAAGAGAG CTTGAACTACAATACAAAGCTGAGACTGATCAGCTTAGTCCGCCTCACGGGTACACACCGTGGGTGGCTGTGAATGACCAACCGCTCTACGAT GACTACATGAATTTCATGGACTACGTTTGCCAGGCTTACGAGGGCGGCCCGCCAAAACCCGCTGCTTGCAACTCGACTCGCCGAGGAGCGAATTCCGCCATCCGCTATGCCGATGAAGCAAGAAAACCCAGATCCCCTTTTTGGTCCACTTAG